The DNA segment tccctggttgaggaactaagatcccacatgcctcctgaccaaaaaaccaaaacataaaacaaaagcaatattgtaaaaaattcagtaaagactttaaaaatggtctacatccaaaaattaaaaaaaaaatacacaaatgggtCCATTTCACCATCTGTTACTTATCAATATATCTTAATGAAAAACAATAGCGGTGACCATTTACCTGTATTAATTACACCCGGTCGCTTATATCCTGATCTCCCCAGCCTCCCGGAGAAGGTCACAGAGGCTCTGTCTGAACGGGCTGCCCCAAAACACACCCTCATGTGAGTATCTGATGCCAAAATCTGAGCCTCACCAAGGGCACCTACCGCCCACCCTAGCCTTCAGCCTCAAGACCACAGTCAAGTTCATTTAACAAACCACTCAGAGGGAGGTTGGCCATATTGCTAAGAAACGCTTGGTTTTAATTTAGTTTGCTTtcatagtcttaaaaaaaaatgcttaaagatTTGCCTGTCATGGAACTTTTAAGAGCTATAGAAGACCATCCCAGATATATTTCACAGCATAAAACTGTGAGCCCTTGAAACTGTGGGCAggagttttttttctgtttgttttgtccagttttattttttggccacactgtgcagcatgtgggttcttagttcgcCGACCAGAGATCATATCCACGCCCCCTGCGCTagaagtgcggagtcttaaccactggaccccctgggaagccccagtagtttttaaatagaaaataaatatatgggtCCACTTGCCTTGCCTGCCCCACCTAAGTAATTGGCTCCGGCCTTCATGCTGCAAGCAGGAGGCTTCTAAGTGACCATTTATTCCCATCATAATTAACATAAAAACAGCCTTGTTTTTATTAGTGGAAAAGCTCTAGCGTTAAAACAGATTATCAGCAATTGGAATCCATCTTTACTCTTTCAGAAAAACAAGACACTCTCATTTTACTAGTCAAGCTCAGAAACACCTCAGGCCACCAGACGTTGCATTTGGCCAATTTTTTGGAGGCCCTGAAAATGAGAATAAACTGGTAGTGGTATGTTTTGGAACCATCTTAAAgtatgatcttagttccctgaccaggggtcgaacctgtgcccctgcagtggaagtacaaaGACCTAACTATTGgtccaccaggcaagtccctaaagtattattttcttaatttaattttttaaaaaagctaatatgtgtcattcagaaagagaaaaaaaaaccatgaaaagcTCTCTGGCACCTTCCAtctgcccagcccccaccacaTCCGGTGTGTCGCCATGGTTATCGCAGTCTTGCATCTTCTCCAAGAACTGCTCTGCACTTACACAAGCAAGCAGGAGCATActgtctttccttcttttatttttcccaacagactttattttttacagcAAAATTGAGGAGGAGGCACAGGAATTTCCCGTATCCCTGTCCCCCCACCCATCATCCCTGATCACGTGGATTTGTGGGGTCAGTGAACCTGCACTGACACATCAGCACCCCAAGTCTAGAGCTGACATCGGGGTTCACCCCCGGTGCGGTGCAGGTTGTGTACCATGTTAGGCTGTGTGTCCTGGGTTGACCTGTCTGTCCTCTCTCCCCAGAAGTGGCAGATGAGTCTGGGCACCAGCGAAGACCACCAGCACTTCACCTGCACCATCTGGAGGTAAGCCAGGGTCCTGGGGGTGGGATTACCCCCCTCCTCAGATGAGGCACCTTTGCTCTAGGCGGCCCACAGGCTGACAGAGTCCTACGAACCTCCGGGGTGGGGAGAGCTCCCCAGGAGATCACCATGACACTGAGGCTGAGAGGGGGTTgagggggcaggaggcaggggctgCAGCCCCCGGGAGAGGGGTCGGGCTCCCCAGACGCCGCCCCCTTCTTTGTCACCCTCAGTTACATTCATCATTCAAGGGCTTAACCTCCTGCCCTGGGGCTGACACCATGCCCACCCTTCTTGTAACCCCACGGCCTGGAGCCCAGCTCGAGGAGCCTGAGAAGGAGGCGGTCAGCCCCCTGATGGGGAGGAGGGTCTACAGTGTCATCGGATCCTGGCCCTTCTCCTCTGGGCCCTGTGGCCTGGAATGGATCACCTGAgcagaactgattttttttagctgtgttgtgtctcagtttctgcatgtgggatctttgctgcggtgcaggggcttctcttcttgtggcacacaggctcagtagttgcacgACGGCTcacttgctccatggcatgtagggTCGAActggcatcccctgcattggcgggtggattcttattcactggactgccagagaggtCCCATAGAACCAATTTCTCAAGCATCGACACGTGTCCAACACAGCAGAAGTCCCAGCCACGCTCTCATCATCAGGGACCGGGGTCAATCCAGGGGACAGATCAAGAAATGGGATATGATAGAGAGCAGGGAGGGTGACATTTAATCAAAGAAAATGCATGCTGGCCTCGGTGCAGTCCCTGTCTCCTGCGAGATACCTTACACACAGCAGCAGTACCCCACTCCAGGGTACCGAGTAGTGTGAGGGTGGGAGCCTCATGTCCTTAACACGCCACCACCAGCCCTGTCGAGACCCTGTCTGTGCCCCTTCCTGGCCTCAGAGGGAAGCATCTAGAGGAGAGGAGCCGGGGTGGGGCCCCCTCGTTACAGGTTAGTCATCCCAGCTGCATCCCCTTGCCTGTAGACCATCATCTCACATGGGCTTGGGAGTGCCAGCCCTCCagctgggcatagacttgggccACACAGGCCCAGAGCGGGGTCCTCATCCTGCAGCCTCTTAGCTGACTCACCCAGCAGCAGCCCCTAGGGACACACTCAGCTGTAGACACCCTCCTCTGCTACCTAGTTAACCCCTGTACTCTCACCCTCTGGGCATGttgccccaccctgcccccactgcAAACCTGGGATGTTGTCCAGGGGATGACAAGTGTTCAGCAAATGGACGCAAGTGTTCCTGTCCTCAAACAGCTCCtgtgcagaaagggaagaggcgTGTCCATCGTGGAGCTGAAAGAATGTTCTGGCAAAGAGCAGATCATGTTAAGGGCACCCAGTCTGTCCTTCCCCAAAATGGAATCCCCAAATAGATTCTTAGGGAGCGGGGGACACGTAGCCCCAGGCTGATCTGTCTCCCGACCTTTCTTCGCAGGCCCCAGGGCAAGTCCTACCTGTACTTCACGCAGTTCAAGGCAGAGGTGCGGGGTGCCGAGATCGAGTATGGCATGGCCTACGTGAGTGTCGCCTAGACTGGGGGCTGCCTGGCTGGCCCACCATGGACTGTGCCTTGAAGACCcccaggtggggggtggggaggcggcAATAATGAGGAGATGGATACCAAGCCCTTAGAGGGAGGCCTGGGGGTCGCAGGTTGCAGTACCCAGAGGGGATCCCAGTTGGCCCCTAGAGACCGGCCTTCCTCCAGTAAGGCTTTACCAGCCTCCCGCTTATGTCCCCTGCTAGCCAAGCTGGCAGGAAGTGAGGAGGCAGGAGGGCTCAGCCCTGGGGATGGGGCGGAAGTGGGCCCAGGGGGCAGGCTCACTAGGATTGGAAGGGTCCCACGTCCTTTGGCCCCAGTGAGCTGTGGTTCACAGCTCAGCCAGCACCTTCCGCCATGCTCCTGATCCACACAACCCCCTTCAGGGCCCGGCCACTCTGCAGAGCCCATGACTGCTTCTGCATCCGAGTTGGgaacagtttgaaaaccactttATCAGCCCGAGAAGCAGAACCAACAAGAGACAGACATGAGAGATTCACTTTAGGAACTGGCTTCTGCTGTGGGGGCCTGGCTGTTGGCGGGGATTCGTCCAGGGAAGCCTCAGCTCTTCCCCTAGGCATCCCCAGGTAATCAAGGACTGTCCCTTTGACTTAAAGTTAGCTCAGGATAAACCTCTGTCAGAGCAGTGCCCCCCGCCCCAGCAGCCCCCACCAGGGTCTGATTGCCTAACACTACCACGGCTCCTCCCAGTTGACACATCAGACTGACCATCAGTCTGTTAACTCATCACTCTCTTGGGTCTCTTCTCACTGTGCATGCattcatgctcagtcacgtccaaatcttttggaaccccacggactgtagcctgccaggcccctccgtccatgaggagtctccaggcaagaatactggagtgggttgccatgccctcctccaggggatcttcccgacccagggaattgaacccacatctcttacctctcctgcattggcaggtggagtctttaccactccgccacctgggaaactccactTCTTAAAGAacaggcgcctggcaggctacagtctatggggtcgcaagagtcagacacgacttagcgactaaacaaccacaaaatTGTGTCTAAAGTAATCTATTCTTACTATAAAACTCCATTATTCTAACTGATCTGAGAAAGACAcagttctgatttttaaaaattacattcaaGAGACTGCCATGCTTGTATGCCATTTCCATACATCAGCTAAAGGGAAAAACTGAATTAGATGCCTCCCTCCTTGGATTTGCAGCAAGGCATGAGGTTTGAAGCCAGTTGACGATCTCGTAAGTGGATTAACCCGCCACTTCCACCGGATTCTCTTTTCTGTGCTTAAAAAAGCATCTCGAGTCTGTCGTTTCTGCTGCTCCAGGAAGCAAACCGAGCCGTGTTCTTTTCTGATTAGAAAAGTTTCCACTTGTTCTCTTTCAGTCGAAAGCTGCTTTTGAGAAAGAGAGCGATGTTCCCTTGAAAAATGAGGAGTTTGAGGTGACCAAAACAGCAGGTAGGTGGAGGGGTTTGTGGGGCTGGAACCCAGGTTCTCCAGCAGGGAAGGTGAGAGGGGGGACAAGACCCCCATGAGGGGTCGATCCAGGGACCACTGGTGAGAGGAGGCTGCTATCCCTCCTGTAAAAAGGGCCGTCTGGTAAATATTTTCGGTTTTAGGGGCAGACACCCCCCTTTGAAATAACTTGATCTGCCCCCGCAGGGCCAAGTCAGGCATGAACCACTAGTCAGTGCATGTGGGTGGCTGCATGCTAATAAGACCTTGTTTTGTGAACACTGACATGTGAATGTCATACTACATTCCCATACCACAGGATGCCGTGTTCCCTTTGATTTCTGTTTATAAATGTAGAAGCCACTGTTTGCTCACAGGTGGCAGGCACGCTTGGCCCGTCCCTTGCAGAGAACAGAGGGTGTAAAAGTCTGCTCAGCTCCACAGTGGGGTATGGGGGAGGGGGCATCCTGGGCCCTGTGACAGGTTCAGGTATTGAAGTTGGGACCTCGTGTGCACCGCATGACTGGAGAGGCAAGGGGGTCACATCCTGAGGCTCCGAGACCCCTGTGACCTCTGACCCCTGTTCAGCTATAGCCATGCAGGCCAAATGCAGAACAGAAAGAGCGGGTGCTAGACTTGGGGCTCGGAGGGGTGAGAGCAATGGGGGATGAGTGAGTGAGACAGTAGACATGGAGTTGAGCTGACTCAGGGAGCCTGAGAGTCCTGAGGGACAGGGGAGAAGTGAGATGAGGAACCCATGTGGCCATGGGTGTCACCAGGCAGCAAAGTGGAGAGTGGGAGGGGAGGGAATGTGGTGGTGTGATTGGGGGTTTTAGGAGGGCCCGGAAGGAGGCCCGCCCTGCCCTCAGGTCCTCCAGGGCACAGGGCCTGTTCAGAGTGGAGatcaaggacagaggggcctgggatgCTGGCAGACCCTGAGCCCCAGGGAGCACCAATGGGGAGGATAGACAGGGAATGGGAGGCAGGCTGGGGCTGCAGAGCAGGGCATGGCCAGCTGTTCTCAACGTGGCAGAAGTGATCACAGCTCTTTCCACCTCAGCCTCTCCCATGGCCTCTCGTTTCCCTCCAGTCAGGCCCTCGACTTCCCCAcctttccctgtccatcacccataAGCCTCTCAGGGCCAGGAGCCTTTCCTTATGGAGTCCACTTGGAGGCCcctccactgccctgcccacatagttgcccccaccccaccccccagctcagGACCCAGAGGACTTGCAGAGGCGAGCGCCGACCCAGGGTCTCTTCCTTTGCAGTGTTCCACAGGCCTGGGGCCTTCAAGGCTGAGCTGTCCAAGCTGGTGATCGTGGCCAAGGCAACACGCAGCGAACTGTGACCTGAAGCCCCTCTGAGGGTAGcttttcctcctctccctgcaAGGAGCTGGACCCCAAGAAGGCCCAGTATTTGTTTTCTAGGTTGGATGGGGGGGCTCTTGGTTTTCTGTCCCAGCTGATGTTGCCCTGTTTGGAGGACAGCTAAGGCCCCAGAATGGAGTCTGGAGGGCTAGGACTCACCTGGCTCCCACCTTCCCTCACCCCGAAGATTGTGGGTCTGAGACCCACTGCTCTTCTCATCAGAAGAGACATCAGAACACATGGCCAGGGGAACAGGGGGGCGTCTCCCTGGAATCATGGCTTTTGTGAAGCCAGGGCATCCCCTCCTCCCCGCTGGGATCAGGCCAGGCTCCAGGATGTTCTGCGGGGGAGCCCCCCGCCACCAGAGACCCCACACCAGCCGCCTTCTTCTCACTCCCCAGGGGACCAACTTTCACACTGGGCAGAAATGAAATgttctttcatatttaaataaataagacaacTAAAGAGCACCCACAGTCTTGGCATCCGGTGCTGGTGCCCCCCCCACCGGCTGGGCTTGCAGGACTGGGGTCCCCTACTTTCCTTTGCTGCTAAAGACGGGCGAACTGAGTCACCCCCAGGCAGAGGGAACCTCCTGGTAGGACTTTCCTGCAGGTGCAGATGTGCTGGACCCGAGGCAGCCTCACCAAGGCTCACATGGCCTCACCTGTGGGGCCACTCCTAGCTGAAGGGGAATGCACCGGGGAAGActggctcttctttttttttttggcatggcatgtgggatcttactttcccagccagggattgaaccagcgtaCCCTGCTTTGgatgtgtggagtcttaaccactgggccaccagggaagttcccagaccAACTGTTCTGTGCCCTATAGTTGGCTCTGCTTATTTTTTTGGAAGCTGGATTGCAAactcagtgacttaaaaaaaataacaaaacacccacaggcaaacaaaaataaataaatgaaatcccCAAATGCCTCAGCCGGTCCTAGCAGCAGGGCCTGGGAGTCTGACCCCCACTGGACTGTCTGCCTGGCCTCTGACCAGGAGGAAAGAAACCTGTGGCTGTGAATCGGGTCCTTGATAATCAGAATCACCGCACTGGGCTGGCTGAGGCCTCTCTGGGTCTGTCAGTCACCTGGCCCGCCCCTCGTGCTGCTGAGGAGCCAGGCGCTGCTGGGACCCCGCCCGCCAGAGAAGAAGCCGGCTGACCGAGGGCacggggtccagccccagggcTCCAGCACTACTGGTGTAGGAGCCGTCCCAAGGGAGTTGCAGCAAGAAGAACAGCTGCACTCAGAACCAGTAATGACTGACAGGGACCTTGGGCCCACAGGACTTGAGGAAAGAACCAGCAGCCGCAGTGGTCAAGTGCACATGCCCTGTGCTACTTCGGGAGCAGCtctttttttgttcagttgctcagttatgtctgactctttgtgactccatgttccacagcatgacaggcttccctgttcttcaccatcttgtggagcttgctcaaactcctgtccattgattcggtgatgccatccaaccatctcgtcctctgtcctgTAGCCCCCTGGACAGCACAACAGAGCAGCTCTGGACGCACACAAGTCCTAGGGGATGCTCGCTTCACCGAGCACAGCACCCTGCAGGTCTCAACAGGGCCAGGAGACGCTTGCCTGGGGCTGCCTGCAGAAGCTAGGCAGCAGGACAGAGGCAGAGGCAACGGTGGTCCCTGGGCCTAAGCTACATGAGGAGACCCCAGCCAAGAGGGGTACTGAGTTTTGTACGGTCAGTTGGGAATCACTTACCACTTCCACATCCCGGGTGCTGGCAGAGAGGCAGAGCGCTGGGTGCGATGCAGCGGGGCAGGGCAGAGCATCTCTGGACATAAAGAAGCCTCCCCTTTACCCCAAGGGCCTGGTAAGCAGAGCCGCCCCGCTGCAGGTCACAATGAGGAGTGGTACCAAGCCCCCTCTGTGCTGCCAGAGCCAAGCTCTGCCACCTCTGCTAGGGTGTCAAGCCCAGCGGGAATTCAGCCTGCCAGCAGGCTGTGAACCTATGACATTTATGTGCAAtctggagttatttttttttattttggctgtgctgtgtcttcattgccaTGCTCAAGCTTAAGTTgccctgtggcaggtgggatcttagttcctggaccgcAGATGGaggctgtgttccctgcattggaaggcagattctcaaccactggaccaccagggaagtccccaaacttgATTTTTAATAGGTAGAAACCCCGGGCAGGTGAGAGAAGGCTATCAGATGCTTTTATTTACATAGTtctctttggttcttttttaaattctttttatttatttggctgcaccaggtctttgcTGTGGTACGTGGGatctagtaccctgaccagggactgaacccgggccccctgcgttggaagtgtggagtcttagccactggaccaccagggaagtcctggttcttttttttttttttctaaattaaatctCAAGTGTATGAAAAGAGTGAAGACAAGTCCAAAGCCTTGTCACGTGGATGTCCTTCAGCCAGCAGAGCAGAGGGCAAAGAATTTCATCTGGGGCTTCTCGGTGTAATCAAAATACCCGTTTGCTCTTGAATTGAGGATCTGTCTCTTGGCACACAAAGGGGGGAAGTTGCTTTGGAAGTCGAAGGTGGAGAGGGGACAGCTGACCGTTGGGTGGAAGCCTTTGGCTTTTTCAGGGCAGCCGAAACCAAACAGAAATGCTGCCCTGGATCTGGGGTCCTAATCTAGCAGCCAGCCCAGCAGGCCATGGAGAGACAAAAGGGAGTGGTGAGGGCTGTGGCAGAGCAGACAGGCCGCCTCTGCAGCTTCACCAACCGGCAGTGCAGGCGAGTTTTCTAGAGTTTTCAAGATCCACTGATAGATTGGGACATGCAATTTCCTTGGTTTCAAGTGTTGGCAACTAATTCCAAATGTCTCAAACACTGAATGAGGCTAAGCAAACCCATCTTCTCACCTAATACGGCCTGCAGCCCTCCTGTTGGCAGTGTTTCCCCTAAACAGACCAGGTTCTACAGAAACGGACACTGTTCCCCCTCCCTCGGGGTGCTCAAAACAACCCGACACAGCCAGACCTGCAGGGGGCTTCACGATCTTTTACAACCTGTGCCCACTGCAATTTGACCAACAAATTGCAGAtacaccccccacacccccacgtGTCCATCCACGCCCCAAGTTAAGCATTGTCCCACCTGCTGGGTGTTGCCAAAGCCAAGGTTTGTTGAGCTTTGTCTCTGAGGCCTGTCTTATAAAAACAAGTGTTTATGTGTATTTGTTTCCAAATATGAAATGATCCTTTAAAAACAGGCATGTGTCTCAGATGGCTTTCCCAACGGCCTTCATTGGAGGTGCACTCTGACCACTCGCTCCTGGGAGTCAGGGCCACGATGCCAAGCAGACAGAGGGGCATCCTCACCAGTAGGCCTGAGCCCACCACAGCCCTCACCACGGCTCCCTGGCCTCATTTTCTGAGCTGCGGAGCAAAGTGCCCAGCCTGGGAAGCTGAGACAACGGAAGCTTGTTTGCTTAGCTCAGGAGGCCCGACATCAAGGTGTGGGCTGGGCCGGTGTCCCAGGCTCTCTCCCAGCTTTTGGTGCTGGCTTGCAGCTCTTGGCATTCCTTGTCTTATAGACACATCcgcccagtctctgcctccaccttcacatggcattctccctcTTGACTCTGTGCACATGTCCCCTTCTCAAAAGGACCCCAAGTCATGGTGGATTAGGGGCTGCCCGGCTCCAATATTAACTCATTGCAACCAATTACATCAGCAATCACCTGATTTTCAGAtcaggtcacattcacaggtcccaggggttaggacttccaTCCGGGaaatgggaggtggggtggggtgagacaGTTCACTCTGTAACACCCCCTTTCTCCTGGTTCCCTGTGACCCTCTCTGCGGGAATGAAAAAGCCCAAGTAACACTGAAGTGAGAAGCCCCCAGCTGTCAGAGACACCCAGTGATTTGAGGGGTACAGACGGTGGCTTAAGGGGCATAGTTCAGATGATGCCAGAGCAGGCAGGGGTCTCCAGGTGCCTGGGAGAGGCCGCAGGCACAGGCAGACTGAGCCGGGCTCTAAGCCCGGTGAGATTGGGCCCGAGGACAGGGGACCCGGGTCTTTGGAGCTGCACAagtcacctgtgtgtgtgtgtgttgtgggaggGGTGGTTGGCCAGAGTCAGACAGGAAGGAAAGGGTTAGCTCCGTCCCACTTCAAGCTGCACCCCCTGCAAGCAACCGCAGCGGTGTCGGAAGTTGTCATATGCTGTCCTCATCCAGCATCCGGGTGAGGCCGTCGCAGATCCGGCGCAGGTGGGAGCGGTAGGGCTCAGCGGGGCCGTAGAGCGCTGCCAGGAAGTCGCAGTCGGCCAGGTGGCCGAACACGTGGTTGATGCGGCTGTGGGACTTGGCGGTCAGGTGCGCGCCAGCCGCCTGGTGCAGCAGGTCCCGGCACTCGAGCAGGGCGGCGGCCAGCACGCGCCGGTCGAAGGTGAAGTCCACCTGGTGGAAGCTGACAGCGGTCATGGCCAGGCGGCGCGCCTGCTGCCGCAAGCGCTGCAGCCGCGCCAGCTCCTCCGCGCCCAGCTGCCCGGCGCGCAGCAGGACGCCCAGCTTCACCGCCACCTTGACCAGGTTCTTGACCAGCTTCTGGGCCTCCTTGCGGCTGCGGGTGAACTCCTTGGTGGCGCGGTACAACTCGTCCAGCACCTCACTGCTGGTGTCGTCGATGAAGGCGGACGCCACTGCCCGGGAGGCCATCTTGCTCAGGAGCTTCTTCTGGGCCTGGAGGGCCAGGCTCTTGGTGCTGAAGGTGTCCATCTTCCCTGAGAGGGGAGACACACAGACCTGCCGTCAGCCCGCGGGGCCCAGCTGTGTGGGACTTTCAGGGGCAGGCAGCTAATGCTGGAGATCTGTCTTCCCCATCCGAGAAATGGGCGCGCGCCACCAGCCTATCCCCAGGGGAGCCCATGTACCCACACCACAGAGGTACTGGGTGTGCAGAGCTGACTGGGAGACCTTTCCTCCCCCCTGCACCAAACACAGCAAGTGCCGCCATCTGCGATGCTGCAAGAGCCCTTAGCAGGGGCTCCCCAGCAGGTCAAGAAGGCCCTGGACAAAGGGACAGGTAACAAGATGGGGAGGAAATCCCAGGCAGGAAGATTACGGAGCTCCAAGGCCTAGGGAAGAGAAATTCAGAGTTGTTGGAGAACCAGATGCAGAAACTTGTGAACAAATAGCAAAAGCTATTTTTAGGAAAAGcttgtaaaaacaaacaacattCACACTGAAGAGATAATGACCCAAGGGACCCTAAGGGACCTAAGGGAATTTGTTTCTTAAAGGAATTAATGTGTAGTGGTGAAATCTGGGCAGGGCCTTctgttatggtttattacagaatatagaTCCCTGTGTTATACCCTAGGACCTGTGGTTTAGCCATTTCTGTATACAATACTTTGCACCTGCCTTTCCCAAACTCCCAACTAATCCCAGACTTGCAAGTGCAAGTCTGt comes from the Bubalus kerabau isolate K-KA32 ecotype Philippines breed swamp buffalo chromosome 1, PCC_UOA_SB_1v2, whole genome shotgun sequence genome and includes:
- the MYDGF gene encoding myeloid-derived growth factor isoform X1, translating into MAAPSGRRNGSGGANLWVSLLLAAVALRPVETVSEPTTVAFDVRPGGVVHSFSQNVGPGDKYTCVFTYASQGGTNEKWQMSLGTSEDHQHFTCTIWRPQGKSYLYFTQFKAEVRGAEIEYGMAYSKAAFEKESDVPLKNEEFEVTKTAVFHRPGAFKAELSKLVIVAKATRSEL
- the TNFAIP8L1 gene encoding tumor necrosis factor alpha-induced protein 8-like protein 1 translates to MDTFSTKSLALQAQKKLLSKMASRAVASAFIDDTSSEVLDELYRATKEFTRSRKEAQKLVKNLVKVAVKLGVLLRAGQLGAEELARLQRLRQQARRLAMTAVSFHQVDFTFDRRVLAAALLECRDLLHQAAGAHLTAKSHSRINHVFGHLADCDFLAALYGPAEPYRSHLRRICDGLTRMLDEDSI